The DNA segment TTAAAGACAAGGGACTGGATAACCTGGAGGGATTTCAAATAGAAATCTCAGATGAcagcaaaattttattaaataggtTTTCTCTAGAAATTTAAGCATTTTTATCGAGCAAGTAGTACCATGTCTTCTTAGGAACATTTGGAAGTGATAGCTTATGATGAATGGTGTTggattcgtgatctccaaagaCAAAGATTTAACTTCAGGACcaaggaccaggcttgatcactcaagagcttttgtatagcagggttttattaaggtataaaaaggggacagagaaagcttctgatatagacattagaagggggatggagagtgccccctgCCAGTCTTTAGCAagctgttttatgtctgttagaaagctattaatcagataagagagacccCTCAAGGCTGACAGCGTTTCACCAGGCCCATCTCctacaatatgcatttttgagagaGGATGGCACAAGGTGTGTCAtcccccagccataaaacaattgatatgaatactggtttgttgagctattAGCCCAaggtttaagaaaagaaaaagttagtcttaggtggaaccagagaaacctccttttaattttgcatggagaaggaaaaaaaaatctgggactagtaatttgtttcctcctgctacTTAAGGGAGAGATAAAAATTGTCTGAttcttgcagcctatttcctcagtttggagacccctggccttcctgcctgttacctctCAGAAGGTAAGTCTGAGGGAGATGataattatttccaaaatatctCAGTATTTCTGGAGTACAGCAGGATGGAGCTATATTTTATTCAAAAGCTATATATTAAAATAAGCTAAGATGATTACTTTCTATAGAGATTAgcgttgcaggaagggggacccccttcagggcccaaaactgggctcttgtctaacactcagaaatgaattgtccgaggagacacatgagcTATCAAAGCAAGAGATTGTATTGGGAAAGAGTGCCCAagcagagagcagtagggtaagggaacccaaggcaaactgctctgccacatggctcacagtctcgggttttatggtgatgggattagtttccaggttgtctttagccaatcattctgactcagagtccttcctggtggtacaCACCTTGTTTAGCCAAGTTGAATGCCAGCGAGAAGGATGCTGGGAGGTGGTctgacatgtggtgtctccttttggcTCTTTTGGTTGGTAGTGGCTTattagttcggagaaggcaatggcaccccactccagtactcttgcctggaaaatcccatggacagaggagcctggtaggctgcagtccatggggtcgcgaagagtcggacacaactgagcgacttcactttcacttttcactttcatgcattggaggaggtaattccatgttccttaccaggacctcctgtcataaaacaactcatacaGGTGATTTCTATGGTGCCTGGCCCGGGTGGGTAGTTTCAGTCAATGTGCTTCTCCTAACATTAGTACAAAAGTCATAAAATAATGGATAATTATGCTGTGCTTTAAATCAGATTTTCTGTCCAATAAAATGCACAATTTTAGTTAATTTGGCAGAAccacacaaaatttttttttccccaaagccaaAAACCAAAATACCAGTTACTGCTCTGCATTACACCCAGAGGAGAGAAAACGCATGCAAAGACATAGAAAGAAAGCCAATGCTTTCAATAATGAAGTAAgagataagaaaagagaaaaaaaaaatagatgtataaacagacattaaaaaatactCTGCTGTGAAGCCAAAGAATCCCCTGAATGAATCTGGCTAAGGGAATTGAAAAGATAGAATAGTCTAAAGTATGGGTAAGCTCTCTTCCCTCCtatagtatttatttgtttaaaaatacttatatagTTATgggtattaaatatatatatatatatatatatatttaaaactatatcCCAGGTAATATCCATACTTTGTAAACATGATTTCATTTAGTCTTAATAAACCCTAcaatatagatataaaaaaatgtcaaattttaCAGAGTAGAAAATAAAGCTTAGAAAAATTaactaagatcacacagataAAATGATTTGTTCCAGGTGTTTGAACTGTGCTATTGCACTCTAGTCTGCTTCTCCAGAAAAATGACCTGTACCAGGATATTTCATGGATATACCTTATCTTAATGGATAGAGTTAGTAATGGTCATATTAGTGAGAAATTTTGTCTACTACAATTGACTATTATAAGCAACATGTACTATTAGATATACTTCTGATTAACAGTTTCTCAATCCCTTCTCTTCACCTGGTATTTGATTAATCCTATCTCATATCTAAACATACATGCTTTCTTCCACACTTTGGtagaaagaatttttatttatatcctAGAGTGGTATGCTAAATTCCATAGAAAAACATAACAGAAAATCTCATTGATTTCCCAGAAATTCATGAGTCTTCAGATGGCTCATAATGACTCTTGACTTCTGAAGGGATAATCCACACTACATATCTGAGTTGGCTGTTTGCTGAAATTATATGCTTTTTGAGAAATCACTTGTATTTTAATTATGGAATAAATATGCCTGTTAACTATGTGATTTCTTTATCCAAATCACTCAAGCTAAAAATAAGTCTAATATCTcttatctaaaatttttaaaaaatgattctctgagaaataaattttcctatatatgctgtgctaagttgcttcagtcatgtccagctctttgtgacttcatggactatagcctgccaagctcctctatccatgggattcccttgtctacacattttttaaaaatgatactcagagaaataaaatttgcTATATATAGAGACATTATAGTAATGGTGATCTAGGCTAAAAATCCTTGATATTTCCATAACAAAATATGGGAGATTTCTCACATGTTGTATTCTCCACAGTGAATATATTCATCATGGCATGGGAGAATCATACTTTAAACTCTAACTTCATCTTGCTGGGAATCTTTGATCACAGTCCCACCCacatcttcctcttctctctggtCTTGGGCATCTTCACAGTGGCCTTCATGGGAAACACTATCATGGTTCTCCTCATCTACCTGGATACTCAGCTCCACACTCCCATGTACTTGCTCCTCAGCCAACTATCCCTCATGGACCTCATGCTTATTTGTACCACTGTACCCAAGATGACTTTCAACTACTTGTCTGGAAAGAAGTCCATCTCTCTGGCTGGGTGTGGAACCCAGATATTCTTATATGTGTCCCTGCTTGGAGCTGAATGCTTCCTGTTGGCTGCAATGGCCTACGATCGGTATGTTGCCATTTGCCACCCATTACGATACTCAATTCTCATGAGTCAGAAAATCTGTTGTCTCATGGCTGTTTCTTCTTGGGTTGTTGGTTCTTTTGATGGCATAATTGTTATTGCAGTTGCATTGTCCTTCCCATATTGTGGTTCCAGGGAAATACCCCACTTTTTCTGTGATGTCCCTGCTCTTCTCACTCTCTCATGCACTAAGACATTGTTGTTTGAAAGGTTAATGTTTATTTGCTGTGTAATTATGCTTCTTTTCCCTGTAGCAGTCATTATTGCTTCCTATGTCCGTGTTATTATGGCTGTCATTCGCATGGGATCTGGAGAGGGTCGCCGAAAAGCTTTTGCTACCTGTTCTTCCCACCTCATGGTGGTGGGAATGTATTATGGAGCTGCCATGTTCATATATATGCGACCTGTGTCTGACCGATCCCCTACCCAGGACAAGATGGTATCAGCCTTCTACACCATCCTCACTCCCATGCTGAATCCCCTCATCTACAGCCTCCGAAACAAGGAAGTGGCCAGAGCATTCATGAAGGTGTTAGGGAAGGACAAGTCTGGAGAATAAATTgcctaattaactttttttttgcagttttgttttatgtttaaatttatttatttaaccaatgTAATTTAGCACTCAATATTTACTCAtctttttaccaaaaaaattatGAACAAACACACAAgttttagaaagttaaaaaaaaaaaaactgcatgctTGTTTGTTCCAATATTATATTTCTTTCATTATAGAAAATTCAAA comes from the Bubalus kerabau isolate K-KA32 ecotype Philippines breed swamp buffalo chromosome 1, PCC_UOA_SB_1v2, whole genome shotgun sequence genome and includes:
- the LOC129642175 gene encoding olfactory receptor 2M3-like encodes the protein MAWENHTLNSNFILLGIFDHSPTHIFLFSLVLGIFTVAFMGNTIMVLLIYLDTQLHTPMYLLLSQLSLMDLMLICTTVPKMTFNYLSGKKSISLAGCGTQIFLYVSLLGAECFLLAAMAYDRYVAICHPLRYSILMSQKICCLMAVSSWVVGSFDGIIVIAVALSFPYCGSREIPHFFCDVPALLTLSCTKTLLFERLMFICCVIMLLFPVAVIIASYVRVIMAVIRMGSGEGRRKAFATCSSHLMVVGMYYGAAMFIYMRPVSDRSPTQDKMVSAFYTILTPMLNPLIYSLRNKEVARAFMKVLGKDKSGE